A genomic segment from Nicotiana tabacum cultivar K326 chromosome 7, ASM71507v2, whole genome shotgun sequence encodes:
- the LOC107795478 gene encoding cysteine protease RD19A-like produces MALRFSLIFLFSLFLTTSLLLSVNGNINGGEDDDILIRQVVGDDDDHLLNADHHFTIFKRRFGKTYASDEEHHYRFSVFKANLRRAMRHQKLDPSAVHGVTQFSDLTPAEFRRNFLGVNRRLRLPSDANKAPILPTEDLPSGFDWRDHGAVTSVKNQGSCGSCWSFSTTGALEGANYLSTGKLVSLSEQQLVDCDHECDPEEKDSCDAGCNGGLMNSAFEYTLKAGGLMREEDYPYTGTDRGTCKFDNTKVAAKVANFSVVSLDEEQIAANLVKNGPLAVAINAVFMQTYVGGVSCPYICSKKLDHGVLLVGYGTGFSPIRMKEKPYWIIKNSWGEKWGENGYYKICRGRNVCGVDSMVSTVSAVSTSSH; encoded by the exons ATGGCTCTTCGTTTCtctttaattttcctattttctcttttcttaacGACGTCGTTATTGTTGTCCGTTAACGGCAACATTAACGGCGGTGAAGATGACGATATTTTGATCCGTCAAGTCGTAGGCGACGACGACGATCACTTGTTAAACGCCGATCATCACTTCACGATTTTTAAGAGGAGGTTCGGCAAAACCTACGCGTCCGATGAGGAGCATCATTACAGATTCTCGGTGTTCAAGGCTAACTTGCGCCGTGCAATGCGCCACCAGAAGCTTGATCCCTCCGCCGTTCACGGTGTGACTCAGTTTTCCGATTTGACTCCGGCCGAGTTCCGCCGGAATTTTCTAGGAGTTAACCGTCGGCTCCGGCTTCCTTCTGATGCCAATAAAGCTCCTATTCTTCCTACTGAGGATCTCCCTTCAGGTTTCGATTGGAGAGATCACGGTGCCGTCACGTCAGTAAAGAATCAG GGTTCATGTGGCTCGTGCTGGTCATTTAGTACCACTGGTGCGTTAGAAGGTGCCAACTATCTTTCTACAGGGAAGCTTGTAAGCCTCAGCGAGCAACAACTTGTGGACTGTGATCACGAG TGTGATCCAGAAGAAAAAGATTCATGTGACGCAGGGTGCAATGGTGGCCTAATGAATAGTGCCTTTGAATACACTCTGAAAGCTGGTGGACTTATGCgagaagaagattatccatacacTGGCACCGATCGTGGAACCTGCAAATTTGACAACACCAAGGTTGCTGCTAAAGTTGCTAACTTTAGCGTTGTCTCCCTTGACGAAGAACAAATCGCTGCTAATCTTGTCAAGAATGGTCCTCTCGCTG TGGCGATCAATGCAGTGTTCATGCAGACATACGTTGGCGGAGTTTCCTGCCCATATATATGCTCTAAGAAGTTGGATCATGGTGTCTTATTAGTTGGTTATGGTACTGGCTTTTCTCCCATTAGAATGAAAGAGAAACCATACTGGATCATCAAGAACTCATGGGGAGAGAAATGGGGTGAAAACGGATACTACAAAATCTGTAGAGGCCGCAATGTTTGCGGAGTGGATTCAATGGTTTCAACAGTTTCAGCTGTTAGTACCAGCTCACACTGA
- the LOC107795468 gene encoding V-type proton ATPase subunit a2, with protein MAEQGGRGCCPPMDLFRSEAMQLVQIIIPIESAHRTVDYLGEIGLIQFKDLNAEKSPFQRTYATQIKRCGEMARKLRLFKEQMSKAGLLSSSTSSTQVDLSFDDLEVKLGELEAELIEINANGDKLQRSYNELVEYKLVLQKAGEFFRKAQSSAEALLREQASNQTGEQSLETPLLSDQEAVADPSKQVKLGFITGLVPREKSMAFERILFRATRGNVFLRQAVVEEPVTDPVSGEKVEKNVFAVFFSGERAKTKILKICEAFGANRYSVTEDLGKQAQMITEVSGRISELKTTIDVGMLHRGNLLQTIGEQYDRWNILVRKEKSVYHTLNMLSIDVTKKCLVAEGWSPVFATKQIQDALQRATHDSNSEVGAIFRVLRTREMPPTYFQTNKFTSSFQEIVDAYGVAKYQEANPGVYTIVTFPFLFAVMFGDWGHGICLLLATLFLLIREKKLSSQKLGDIMEMTFGGRYVIFMMSLFSIYTGLIYNEFFSVPFELFGRSAYGCRDPSCRDSTSAGLIKVRDTYPFGVDPAWHGTRSELPYLNSLKMKMSILLGVAQMNLGIFLSFFNALFFRSGINIWCQFVPQIIFLNALFGYLSVLIIVKWCTGSKADLYHVMIYMFLSPTDELGENQLFAGQKTTQLVLLFSALVAVPWMLLPKPFLLKAQHERHQGQSYTALQEAEESLLVESSDDSGHHEEFEFSEVFVHQLIHTIEFVLGAVSNTASYLRLWALSLAHSELSSVFYEKVLLLAWGFNNVFILIIGIIVFIFATVGVLLVMETLSAFLHALRLHWVEFQNKFYEGDGYKFSPFSFSLVDGEDE; from the exons ATGGCGGAGCAAGGCGGTAGAGGATGCTGTCCGCCGATGGATCTGTTCCGTTCAGAAGCGATGCAACTCGTGCAAATCATTATTCCTATTGAATCTGCTCACCGTACAGTCGATTACCTTGGCGAAATCGGTCTTATCCAGTTCAAAGAC TTGAATGCTGAAAAGAGTCCATTTCAGCGAACATATGCTACTCAG ATCAAAAGATGTGGAGAGATGGCTCGTAAATTACGGCTATTCAAGGAACAAATGTCCAAAGCAGGCTTGTTATCTTCTTCTACGTCTTCCACACAAGTTGATTTAAGCTTTGATGACCTTGAG GTCAAGCTTGGAGAACTTGAAGCAGAGCTGATTGAAATAAATGCTAATGGCGATAAGTTACAACGTTCATACAATGAGCTTGTGGAATATAAACTTGTTTTGCAAAAG GCTGGTGAGTTTTTTCGCAAAGCACAGAGCAGTGCTGAAGCTCTACTACGAGAACAGGCATCAAATCAAACTGGGGAACAATCATTAGAAACTCCTCTGTTATCAGACCAG GAAGCAGTGGCTGATCCATCGAAGCAAGTTAAGTTGGGATTTATTACTGGACTTGTTCCCAGAGAAAAATCGATGGCGTTTGAAAGGATTCTCTTTCGTGCTACCCGGGGTAATGTGTTCTTGAGGCAGGCTGTAGTTGAAGAGCCTGTCACTGATCCCGTTTCTGGAGAGAAG GTTGAGAAAAATGTATTTGCAGTCTTCTTCTCTGGTGAAAGAGCAAAgaccaaaattctcaaaatatgtGAAGCTTTTGGAGCAAATCGTTATTCTGTCACCGAGGACCTGGGTAAACAGGCTCAAATGATTACTGAG GTTTCTGGAAGAATCTCAGAGCTAAAAACGACCATAGATGTTGGCATGCTGCACCGGGGAAATTTATTACAAACTATTGGTGAACAATATGATAGATGGAACATTTTG gtGAGGAAGGAGAAATCAGTTTATCACACACTCAATATGCTTAGCATTGATGTGACCAAAAAATGTCTGGTGGCTGAAGGTTGGAGTCCTGTTTTTGCAACCAAACAG ATTCAGGATGCACTGCAGCGGGCAACACATGACTCAAACTCTGAAGTTGGTGCAATCTTCCGAGTTCTGCGGACCCGAGAAATGCCGCCTACATATTTTCAAACAAATAAGTTTACTTCTTCGTTTCAGGAGATTGTTGATGCATACGG GGTGGCCAAATATCAGGAAGCAAATCCTGGTGTTTACACTATCGTCACATTTCCATTCCTTTTCGCAGTTATGTTTGGTGATTGGGGTCATGGCATCTGTCTGTTGCTTGCGACTCTATTCTTATTAATCAGAGAGAAAAAACTGTCCAGTCAG AAACTTGGAGACATCATGGAAATGACCTTTGGAGGGCGATATGTGATATTTATGATGTCCCTCTTCTCAATATACACGGGCCTGATCTATAATGAGTTCTTTTCTGTGCCCTTTGAGTTGTTTGGTCGATCAGCATATGGGTGCCGCGATCCTTCTTGCAG GGACTCTACCTCTGCAGGCTTAATCAAAGTGCGTGACACTTATCCATTTGGTGTGGATCCAGCATGGCATGGTACACGCAGTGAGTTGCCATACCTCAATTCATTGAAGATGAAAATGTCTATCCTTCTTGGGGTGGCCCAGATGAACCTGGGGATATTTCTGAGCTTTTTCAATGCTCTGTTCTTTCGCAGTGGTATAAATATTTG GTGTCAGTTTGTTCCACAAATAATATTTCTGAATGCTCTGTTTGGATACCTGTCCGTCCTTATCATCGTGAAGTGGTGCACCGGATCCAAAGCTGATTTATACCATGTAATGATATACATGTTCCTTAGCCCGACAGATGAGCTTGGTGAAAACCAACTTTTTGCTGGTCAGAAGACAACCCAG CTTGTCCTGCTATTCTCTGCCCTTGTTGCAGTCCCATGGATGCTTCTTCCAAAGCCCTTCCTCTTGAAAGCTCAACATGAA AGGCACCAAGGGCAGTCCTACACAGCACTTCAGGAGGCAGAAGAGTCTTTATTGGTGGAAAGCAGCGATGATTCTGGTCATCATGAGGAATTCGAGTTTAGTGAGGTTTTTGTTCATCAGCTCATTCATACAATTGAATTTGTACTTGGAGCAGTCTCAAACACAGCTTCTTACCTTCGTCTGTGGGCTCTCAG cCTTGCACACTCTGAGCTGTCCAGTGTATTTTATGAAAAGGTTCTTCTTCTAGCCTGGGG GTTCAACAATGTCTTTATTCTCATCATTGGTATCATTGTATTCATCTTTGCCACTGTCGGAGTGTTGTTGGTGATGGAAACTCTCAGTGCCTTCCTACACGCATTGCGACTACACTGGGTGGAGTTCCAGAATAAGTTTTATGAGGGAGATGGTTACAAGTTTAGTCCTTTCTCATTCTCATTGGTTGACGGGGAGGATGAATGA